In the Mastacembelus armatus chromosome 17, fMasArm1.2, whole genome shotgun sequence genome, one interval contains:
- the ranbp3b gene encoding ran-binding protein 3b isoform X1 gives MTSLHLLLTDKPAIAPPVFVFQKDKAQKRSAEGSSAEDGEDSDKDEASYCPPVKRERTSSFPPPHSVPKNNVFMPSSFCQSPTGNSDSEPEEKPMGFRLKPPTLIHGQAPSSGVPSQKPKEQQRSVLRPAVLQAPPSKPHIDSNSSCGTNGVKKSSDGAPVIQSLFLNNKEHPATLAKSLKHGNEEDGASGIKGGGGGGGGREKETDKAISFVFGQNIKDRAKLDENSTEDKSKDSVPAESQSEGTNYFLQYISTPSSKNATNNTDSGAKFVFGQNMSERVLSPPKSESSNDENKNASAAPASESSSQETTPEKANSMSESLEESAAAYTKATAKKCILEKVEVKTGEESESNVLQMQCKLYVFEKTAQSWIERGRGLLRLNDMASTDDGMLQSRLVMRTQGSLRLILNTKLWPQMQVDKASEKSVRITAMDTEDQGVKVFLISGSSKDIGQLAAALHHRILALKSRAEQEPETPATTIPETEVPQSGDDSDEEDDASASASASTPATSNSEGGESQAAGST, from the exons ATGACTAGCCTACATCTTCTCTTAACAGACAAGCCTGCCATAGCGcctcctgtgtttgttttccaaaaagATAAAGCACAGAAG AGATCTGCAGAGGGCTCAAGTGCAGAGGATGGAGAAG ATTCAGATAAAGACGAGGCAAGCTATTGCCCCCCTGTTAAAAGGGAAAGGACCTCATCATTCCCACCCCCACATTCTG TTCCCAAGAACAATGTATTCATGCCCTCAAGTTTCTGCCAGTCTCCAACAGGGAACTCTGACTCTGAGCCAG AGGAGAAGCCTATGGGATTCCGTTTAAAGCCACCAACTCTCATACATGGACAGGCGCCAAGTTCAG GAGTCCCAAGTCAGAAACCCAAGGAGCAGCAACGCAGTGTCCTCCGCCCTGCAGTTCTCCAGGCGCCACCTTCAAAACCACATATAGACTCCA ATTCCAGTTGTGGAACCAATGGTGTGAAAAAGTCATCAGATGGTGCACCTGTGATCCAGTCCCTCTTCCTGAACAACAAAGAGCACCCAGCCACACTGGCCAAGTCCCTG AAACATGGAAATGAGGAAGATGGAGCAAGTGGTATCAAAggtggcggtggtggtggtggaggaagagagaaggagacagataAAGCAATATCTTTTGTGTTTGGTCAGAATATCAAAGACAGAGCAAAG ttGGATGAGAACAGTACAGAAGATAAATCAAAGGACAGTGTGCCAGCGGAGTCTCAATCAGAGGGCACTAATTATTTCTTACAGTACATCTCTACCCCAAG TTCAAAAAATGCTACAAATAATACAGACAGCGGGGCAAAATTTGTTTTTGGCCAGAACATGTCGGAACGAGTTCTG aGTCCTCCAAAAAGTGAGTcctcaaatgatgaaaataaaaatgcttcaGCTGCCCCTGCTTCAGAGTCCTCATCACAGGAAACCACCCCAGAGAAGG CAAACAGCATGTCAGAGTCTTTGGAGGAGTCTGCAGCAGCCTACACCAAAGCCACAGCCAAGAAGTGCATCTTAGAGAAAGTTGAAGTCAAAACTGGAGAGGAATCAGAAAGCAATGTTTTACAG ATGCAGTGCAAGTTGTATGTGTTTGAGAAGACTGCTCAGTCATGGATAGAGAGAGGTAGAGGTTTGCTGAGGCTCAATGACATGGCATCGACAGACGATGGCATGCTACAGTCGCGTCTAG TGATGAGGACCCAGGGCAGCCTCCGGTTGATCCTCAACACTAAACTTTGGCCACAGATGCAGGTCGATAAGGCCAGCGAAAAGAGTGTACGAATCACTGCCATGGACACGGAGGACCAGGGGGTCAAGGTTTTCCTAATATCG GGTAGCTCCAAGGACATAGGTCAGTTGGCTGCAGCATTACATCACCGTATCTTAGCCCTGAAGAGCAGGGCAGAGCAGGAGCCCGAGACCCCGGCAACAACCATCCCTGAGACTGAGGTGCCGCAGTCCGGGGATGACAgtgatgaggaagatgatgcCTCTGCCTCCGCTTCAGCCTCCACTCCTGCTACTA GTAAttcagagggaggagagagccAGGCGGCAGGAAGCACATAG
- the ranbp3b gene encoding ran-binding protein 3b isoform X3: MADLANEDKAQKRSAEGSSAEDGEDSDKDEASYCPPVKRERTSSFPPPHSVPKNNVFMPSSFCQSPTGNSDSEPEEKPMGFRLKPPTLIHGQAPSSGVPSQKPKEQQRSVLRPAVLQAPPSKPHIDSNSSCGTNGVKKSSDGAPVIQSLFLNNKEHPATLAKSLKHGNEEDGASGIKGGGGGGGGREKETDKAISFVFGQNIKDRAKLDENSTEDKSKDSVPAESQSEGTNYFLQYISTPSSKNATNNTDSGAKFVFGQNMSERVLSPPKSESSNDENKNASAAPASESSSQETTPEKANSMSESLEESAAAYTKATAKKCILEKVEVKTGEESESNVLQMQCKLYVFEKTAQSWIERGRGLLRLNDMASTDDGMLQSRLVMRTQGSLRLILNTKLWPQMQVDKASEKSVRITAMDTEDQGVKVFLISGSSKDIGQLAAALHHRILALKSRAEQEPETPATTIPETEVPQSGDDSDEEDDASASASASTPATSNSEGGESQAAGST, translated from the exons ATAAAGCACAGAAG AGATCTGCAGAGGGCTCAAGTGCAGAGGATGGAGAAG ATTCAGATAAAGACGAGGCAAGCTATTGCCCCCCTGTTAAAAGGGAAAGGACCTCATCATTCCCACCCCCACATTCTG TTCCCAAGAACAATGTATTCATGCCCTCAAGTTTCTGCCAGTCTCCAACAGGGAACTCTGACTCTGAGCCAG AGGAGAAGCCTATGGGATTCCGTTTAAAGCCACCAACTCTCATACATGGACAGGCGCCAAGTTCAG GAGTCCCAAGTCAGAAACCCAAGGAGCAGCAACGCAGTGTCCTCCGCCCTGCAGTTCTCCAGGCGCCACCTTCAAAACCACATATAGACTCCA ATTCCAGTTGTGGAACCAATGGTGTGAAAAAGTCATCAGATGGTGCACCTGTGATCCAGTCCCTCTTCCTGAACAACAAAGAGCACCCAGCCACACTGGCCAAGTCCCTG AAACATGGAAATGAGGAAGATGGAGCAAGTGGTATCAAAggtggcggtggtggtggtggaggaagagagaaggagacagataAAGCAATATCTTTTGTGTTTGGTCAGAATATCAAAGACAGAGCAAAG ttGGATGAGAACAGTACAGAAGATAAATCAAAGGACAGTGTGCCAGCGGAGTCTCAATCAGAGGGCACTAATTATTTCTTACAGTACATCTCTACCCCAAG TTCAAAAAATGCTACAAATAATACAGACAGCGGGGCAAAATTTGTTTTTGGCCAGAACATGTCGGAACGAGTTCTG aGTCCTCCAAAAAGTGAGTcctcaaatgatgaaaataaaaatgcttcaGCTGCCCCTGCTTCAGAGTCCTCATCACAGGAAACCACCCCAGAGAAGG CAAACAGCATGTCAGAGTCTTTGGAGGAGTCTGCAGCAGCCTACACCAAAGCCACAGCCAAGAAGTGCATCTTAGAGAAAGTTGAAGTCAAAACTGGAGAGGAATCAGAAAGCAATGTTTTACAG ATGCAGTGCAAGTTGTATGTGTTTGAGAAGACTGCTCAGTCATGGATAGAGAGAGGTAGAGGTTTGCTGAGGCTCAATGACATGGCATCGACAGACGATGGCATGCTACAGTCGCGTCTAG TGATGAGGACCCAGGGCAGCCTCCGGTTGATCCTCAACACTAAACTTTGGCCACAGATGCAGGTCGATAAGGCCAGCGAAAAGAGTGTACGAATCACTGCCATGGACACGGAGGACCAGGGGGTCAAGGTTTTCCTAATATCG GGTAGCTCCAAGGACATAGGTCAGTTGGCTGCAGCATTACATCACCGTATCTTAGCCCTGAAGAGCAGGGCAGAGCAGGAGCCCGAGACCCCGGCAACAACCATCCCTGAGACTGAGGTGCCGCAGTCCGGGGATGACAgtgatgaggaagatgatgcCTCTGCCTCCGCTTCAGCCTCCACTCCTGCTACTA GTAAttcagagggaggagagagccAGGCGGCAGGAAGCACATAG
- the ranbp3b gene encoding ran-binding protein 3b isoform X2: protein MADLANEDKPAIAPPVFVFQKDKAQKRSAEGSSAEDGEDSDKDEASYCPPVKRERTSSFPPPHSVPKNNVFMPSSFCQSPTGNSDSEPEEKPMGFRLKPPTLIHGQAPSSGVPSQKPKEQQRSVLRPAVLQAPPSKPHIDSNSSCGTNGVKKSSDGAPVIQSLFLNNKEHPATLAKSLKHGNEEDGASGIKGGGGGGGGREKETDKAISFVFGQNIKDRAKLDENSTEDKSKDSVPAESQSEGTNYFLQYISTPSSKNATNNTDSGAKFVFGQNMSERVLSPPKSESSNDENKNASAAPASESSSQETTPEKANSMSESLEESAAAYTKATAKKCILEKVEVKTGEESESNVLQMQCKLYVFEKTAQSWIERGRGLLRLNDMASTDDGMLQSRLVMRTQGSLRLILNTKLWPQMQVDKASEKSVRITAMDTEDQGVKVFLISGSSKDIGQLAAALHHRILALKSRAEQEPETPATTIPETEVPQSGDDSDEEDDASASASASTPATSNSEGGESQAAGST, encoded by the exons ACAAGCCTGCCATAGCGcctcctgtgtttgttttccaaaaagATAAAGCACAGAAG AGATCTGCAGAGGGCTCAAGTGCAGAGGATGGAGAAG ATTCAGATAAAGACGAGGCAAGCTATTGCCCCCCTGTTAAAAGGGAAAGGACCTCATCATTCCCACCCCCACATTCTG TTCCCAAGAACAATGTATTCATGCCCTCAAGTTTCTGCCAGTCTCCAACAGGGAACTCTGACTCTGAGCCAG AGGAGAAGCCTATGGGATTCCGTTTAAAGCCACCAACTCTCATACATGGACAGGCGCCAAGTTCAG GAGTCCCAAGTCAGAAACCCAAGGAGCAGCAACGCAGTGTCCTCCGCCCTGCAGTTCTCCAGGCGCCACCTTCAAAACCACATATAGACTCCA ATTCCAGTTGTGGAACCAATGGTGTGAAAAAGTCATCAGATGGTGCACCTGTGATCCAGTCCCTCTTCCTGAACAACAAAGAGCACCCAGCCACACTGGCCAAGTCCCTG AAACATGGAAATGAGGAAGATGGAGCAAGTGGTATCAAAggtggcggtggtggtggtggaggaagagagaaggagacagataAAGCAATATCTTTTGTGTTTGGTCAGAATATCAAAGACAGAGCAAAG ttGGATGAGAACAGTACAGAAGATAAATCAAAGGACAGTGTGCCAGCGGAGTCTCAATCAGAGGGCACTAATTATTTCTTACAGTACATCTCTACCCCAAG TTCAAAAAATGCTACAAATAATACAGACAGCGGGGCAAAATTTGTTTTTGGCCAGAACATGTCGGAACGAGTTCTG aGTCCTCCAAAAAGTGAGTcctcaaatgatgaaaataaaaatgcttcaGCTGCCCCTGCTTCAGAGTCCTCATCACAGGAAACCACCCCAGAGAAGG CAAACAGCATGTCAGAGTCTTTGGAGGAGTCTGCAGCAGCCTACACCAAAGCCACAGCCAAGAAGTGCATCTTAGAGAAAGTTGAAGTCAAAACTGGAGAGGAATCAGAAAGCAATGTTTTACAG ATGCAGTGCAAGTTGTATGTGTTTGAGAAGACTGCTCAGTCATGGATAGAGAGAGGTAGAGGTTTGCTGAGGCTCAATGACATGGCATCGACAGACGATGGCATGCTACAGTCGCGTCTAG TGATGAGGACCCAGGGCAGCCTCCGGTTGATCCTCAACACTAAACTTTGGCCACAGATGCAGGTCGATAAGGCCAGCGAAAAGAGTGTACGAATCACTGCCATGGACACGGAGGACCAGGGGGTCAAGGTTTTCCTAATATCG GGTAGCTCCAAGGACATAGGTCAGTTGGCTGCAGCATTACATCACCGTATCTTAGCCCTGAAGAGCAGGGCAGAGCAGGAGCCCGAGACCCCGGCAACAACCATCCCTGAGACTGAGGTGCCGCAGTCCGGGGATGACAgtgatgaggaagatgatgcCTCTGCCTCCGCTTCAGCCTCCACTCCTGCTACTA GTAAttcagagggaggagagagccAGGCGGCAGGAAGCACATAG
- the LOC113134686 gene encoding neurturin has product MKLWKGATFAFMLCGAALSILFLRNMAAIGQFKPKTKYPYKSSSSSGLFSSSKSTSETSSPSLSLSSLPPSSAGSSRQMGGLHRRIRSADDMTSLLSEFSVMFQSFTEGELQHVVGTLLDRKRRKSRRLGQNQGRRTKRARKPKLCSVRELELTVSELGLGYESDETLLLHYCSGKCPAHWQNYDITMKHMMQTGFRKKGLKDKVSNGPCCRPTAFEEDFSFLDNKSRYQTIKNVSAKNCGCV; this is encoded by the exons ATGAAGTTATGGAAAGGTGCTACTTTTGCCTTCATGCTCTGTGGCGCAGCCCTGTCCATTCTCTTCCTTAGAAACATGGCCGCTATTGGACAGTTCAAACCTAAGACAAAATATCCGTACAAATCTTCATCCTCATCAGGACTATTTTCATCATCAAAATCAACATCTGAAACCTCATCTCCATCACTCTCTTTATCATCATTACCACCATCCTCAGCAGGATCGTCCCGGCAGATGGGTGGTCTCCATCGGAGAATTCGCTCAGCAGATGACATGACCTCTCTCCTCTCAGAGT TTTCTGTGATGTTCCAGAGCTTCACAGAGGGTGAGCTTCAGCATGTGGTCGGGACCTTGTTGGACAGGAAGAGACGGAAGAGTCGACGTCTGGGTCAGAACCAGGGCCGAAGGACTAAAAGAGCTCGGAAGCCAAAGCTCTGCTCTGTGAGGGAGCTGGAGCTGACTGTGAGTGAACTGGGTCTTGGCTATGAGAGCGATGAGACTTTACTGCTGCACTACTGCAGCGGCAAATGCCCGGCCCACTGGCAGAACTATGACATCACCATGAAGCACATGATGCAGACAGGCTTTAGAAAGAAAGGCCTCAAGGACAAGGTAAGCAATGGGCCCTGCTGCCGGCCGACTGCATTTGAAGAAGACTTTTCTTTCCTGGACAACAAAAGTCGCTATCAGACAATAAAGAATGTGTCGGCGAAGAATTGTGGGTGTGTATGA